Within Terriglobales bacterium, the genomic segment CGCAGCCGGAATCGTGCCCCCCAACGTGCAGCCTATTGTGCAGCGCTCGTGCGCGGACTGCCACTCTGACGAAACCCATTGGCCGTGGTATAGCCACGTAGCTCCGGCTTCCTGGCTGGTTGCAAGTGATGTACATGGCGCCCGCGGTAAAATGGACCTCTCACAGTGGGCCGCTTACACGGACAGGCAAAAGCAGGACAGGCTTGATGGGATTTGCGAGATGGTGAGCAGCGGCGATATGCCTCCATCCCAGTACACTCTGATTCACCGCAACGCCGTGCTCACACAGGCAGATCGCGATACTCTTTGCCAGTGGGTTAAGAACCCTCCACCACCGTCGGGAACGGCACCCACCCCGGCAACGAAGTAGTTATGAGCAGGTGAAACAATGGCTGTGAGGCTTGCCCTTCTCCCAACCATTGTTTCACATGCTCAGCAATTCACTTATTGCACTGTGCTTATTGCCCGACCGCCTTTTCAGCATGGCCAATCCATTTCTGAATTTTGCCAGCTTTCTTTTCGTGCCTTCCTTCGGCTTCTAGCTCCGGGTTCTTCATAACTTTTCCGAACTTCTCCTTGATTTTTCCCTGTACTTCGTGGAACTTGCCTTCTGTCTTATCTTTGGTGCTTGATTTCATCATGTTCTCCTGTGTTCACTGTCAGGTTGAATCCAGGAACAACTTTCATCGGTTGCTCTTTAGAGACACCCCAGATTCGCTCACTTGCTGCAGCCGTGCTGTACTGAATCGCTCACCGGAAGACCGAAGGGTTGACCCAAGGGTGGGAATTTTCAGTGCCTGAAGAGTGGTGGTGCCTTCCCATGACGGACGAAGGTCAAAAATGATCAGCAACCACGTGGTCGCGGATACTATACTTTATTG encodes:
- a CDS encoding heme-binding domain-containing protein; the protein is MKRFLKWLSIAVVVFLIGAQFFPVDRTNPPVDSSKTIFAAGIVPPNVQPIVQRSCADCHSDETHWPWYSHVAPASWLVASDVHGARGKMDLSQWAAYTDRQKQDRLDGICEMVSSGDMPPSQYTLIHRNAVLTQADRDTLCQWVKNPPPPSGTAPTPATK
- a CDS encoding CsbD family protein, which gives rise to MKSSTKDKTEGKFHEVQGKIKEKFGKVMKNPELEAEGRHEKKAGKIQKWIGHAEKAVGQ